Within the Halomonas sp. HL-93 genome, the region TGGCGAGTCGCTAATGCCAATGCCTTTGCGCATCAGCTGTTCGACCCAGCGCTGGCCCATGACAGCGTTATACAGTGGGGCCAATCTGGCAAAGGTCGGCAGCATGAACTCGGTGCCACCGATCAGGTAATCACGCAGCGGGCGCAGGTAGCGGCCGTGGTAGAGCTCCAGAAACTGCGAGCGGAACTGCGGCACGTTGACCTTAACCGGGCACTGCCCCGCGCAGGACTTGCACGCCAGACAGCCCGCCATGGCATCGTAAACCTCGTGGGAGTAGTCGTGGTGCTGCTTGCGACTCAGCGAATTCGCCACCCGCAGCGGCAAGCTTTTGATAAAGCCCCAGCCGCCCTCGGCTTTTTTCTTGCGTGACTCCTCGACCACGTCGATCCCCGCTTGGGACTGCAGGCGCAGCCACTCGCGGATCAGGCTGGCGCGGCCTTTGGGGGAGTGGCGGCGATCGCGGGTGGCCTTCCATGATGGACACATGGGGTCGTCCACATCGTAGTTATAGCAGGCGCCATTACCGTTGCAGTACACCGCCGCGTCGTAGGCCTGCCAGGCCCGTTCGTCGATGGTGCGGTCAAGCTGGCCGCGCATCGGCACTTCGTCGATAGCCAGCAGCTCCGGGTCGTGCTCCCGGGCAATCAGCTCGCCCTTGTCTGATGGCGAGGCTATCTTGCCGGGGTTGAGCTGATTATAGGGGTCAAAGGCGGCTTTTACCCGTTGCAGACTTGGGTAGAGCTTGCCGAAAAATTTGGGGCCATACTCGGAGCGAACCCCCTTGCCGTGCTCGCCCCACAGCAGCCCCCCGTATTTCTGGGTGAGGGCGACTACCTCGTCGGAAATCTCCCGAATCAGCGCTTCCTGGGCGGGGTCTTTCATATCCAGCGCCGGGCGCACGTGGAGTACCCCTGCGTCCACGTGGCCGAACATACCGTAGGAGAGCCCGCGAGTATCCAGCGCGGCGCGAAACTCGGCAATATAATCGGCCAGGTGCTCGGGAGGCACGGCGGTATCTTCGACAAACGGCAGCGGGCGCTTTTCGCCCTGCACGTTGCCGAGCAACCCCACCGAGCGCTTACGCATGCCGTAGACTTTCTGAATCTGCGGGCGGCCTTCCGCCAGGGTATAGCCAAGCCGCTCGACCGTGGCGTCATGGCCTAGATGCTCGGTAAACACCCGAACGCGCTCGGCGAGGGCATCCGGGTCATCGTCGTTAAACTCTACCAGGTTGATGCCGCTGATCGGCGTATCGCCGGCCGGGAAAAATTCCGCCACGCTGTCCCAAACGAAGTCATCCATCGCCAGCTGCAGCACGGTGTCGTCGATGGTCTCGATGGACGTGGGGCGCGCACTGGAGGCCATTAGCGCTTTGGCATCGCGCAGGGCCTCCATAAAGCCTGGGTAGCGAACGTTCACCAAGGTTGAATGCTTGGGGATCGGCAGGACGTTGAGTACCGCTTCATTAAGGAATCCAAGCGAGCCTTCCGAGCCGCATAGCAAACTGTTCAGATTGAGCTGGCCGTCCTGTTCGCGCAGGTGGGCCAGGTCAAAGCCGGTCAGGCAGCGGTTGAGCGGTGGAAACGTCGCCTCAATCAGTTCGCGCTGCTGGTCGATAATTTCAGCAGCGGTGGTGTGCACGCGGCCAAGGATGCCGTCTTTCGCGCATTCAGCGGTTTCTTCTTCCGAGGACAGCGAGCGGCTGTGTAAGTGCTTGCCGCCCAGCAAAATCGTATCCAGTTCCAGCACGTGGTCACGGGTTTTGCCATACTCGCAGCTGCCCTGACCGCTGGCGTCGGTGGCAATCATGCCGCCAATGGTGGCGCGGTTGGAGGTGGAAAGCTCCGGGGCAAAAAACAGGCCGTGGGGTTTGAGCGCCGCGTTGAGCTGGTCTTTGACCACGCCCGCCTGAACGCGCACCCGGCGATGCTCGACGTCGATCTCGATAATCCGGTTCATGTGGCGTGAGACATCCACCACAAT harbors:
- the ydiJ gene encoding D-2-hydroxyglutarate dehydrogenase YdiJ — its product is MIASLDSRTAPFERLGFHYVRFLEALKTRGFEGEIAPDYANRTVLATDNSIYQRLPQAAVFPRHAEDLERLAKLAGEVPHRDIVLTPRGGGTGTNGQSLTDGIVVDVSRHMNRIIEIDVEHRRVRVQAGVVKDQLNAALKPHGLFFAPELSTSNRATIGGMIATDASGQGSCEYGKTRDHVLELDTILLGGKHLHSRSLSSEEETAECAKDGILGRVHTTAAEIIDQQRELIEATFPPLNRCLTGFDLAHLREQDGQLNLNSLLCGSEGSLGFLNEAVLNVLPIPKHSTLVNVRYPGFMEALRDAKALMASSARPTSIETIDDTVLQLAMDDFVWDSVAEFFPAGDTPISGINLVEFNDDDPDALAERVRVFTEHLGHDATVERLGYTLAEGRPQIQKVYGMRKRSVGLLGNVQGEKRPLPFVEDTAVPPEHLADYIAEFRAALDTRGLSYGMFGHVDAGVLHVRPALDMKDPAQEALIREISDEVVALTQKYGGLLWGEHGKGVRSEYGPKFFGKLYPSLQRVKAAFDPYNQLNPGKIASPSDKGELIAREHDPELLAIDEVPMRGQLDRTIDERAWQAYDAAVYCNGNGACYNYDVDDPMCPSWKATRDRRHSPKGRASLIREWLRLQSQAGIDVVEESRKKKAEGGWGFIKSLPLRVANSLSRKQHHDYSHEVYDAMAGCLACKSCAGQCPVKVNVPQFRSQFLELYHGRYLRPLRDYLIGGTEFMLPTFARLAPLYNAVMGQRWVEQLMRKGIGISDSPALSRANLKKKLRAWGVAEATPTSLALLTEQQRANSVIIVQDAFTSHFEAKLVMDIVELLSRLNLRVFVMPFSANGKPLHVQGFLGAFERTAQKQAERLRTLAHFEIPLVGIDPAMTLTYRQEYVKALGNEAVPEVLMLQEWLTTRLNTLATRPLKVNDPGFKLLSHCTESTNAPGSPKAWQQVFAAFGLELELVSTGCCGMSGTYGHETRNTATSRTIYAQSWQPQVDADENAGKLLATGYSCRSQVKRYSAQTLEHPLQALLGALKRGQR